The nucleotide sequence ATCTTGCCGCCCCGGTCCACGTCGATGACCGGCGTGCCGTCCTGCGGGCGCTCATGCTCCTCGGTGCGCTTGCCGGCGGTGTACACGGGGGCGTGTTCGAGCAGGATCAGGGTGTCAGGGCGGGCCCCGGAGACCACGTCCGCGTGCACGCGGCGTTGCAGTTCCCACCCTTCGGAGTAAGGGACGGGGTTCGGCATGAAGCCGGGAGTGAGGATGTCGAGCATGCGTCGTCGCTTCCCTCGAATAGATGGAGTGCGTCCAACAATACCCGGTGGTCGGGGGGAGAGGCTCGCGCGGTAGCGTGAAGGCATGAATCGGACTGGTCGCGCCGGCCGCCCCAAGGCCTCCTCACGCGAGACCCTCGCCGAAGCCGCCTGTGAACTGTTCCTCGAGCAGGGGTACGACGCGACGTCCGTGGCCGATATCACGCAGCGCGCGGGGGTGAGCCGGTCGAGCTTCTTCAACTACTTCACGTCCAAGAGCGACGTGCTGTGGTCGGGTATCGACGAGCGCATCGGCGTCGCGGTCGGCGCTCTGGACGACCTCGGCCGCGACGCCACGGGGGAGCGGGTGCGCGGGATCCTGCAGGGGATCGTGGACGACTTCGCCCCGGATCCGCTGGCACTGGCGCTGCGGAACGCGGAGGCCATGGCGCTCGAGGAGGAGCTGGTGCGGGAGACGGGTGTCCGTCTGGCCCGCCTCGCCGCCGCGGTCTCCCGTGCGGCGTGTGCGGCGGGCATCGATGTGATGCGTGCGGACGTGCTGGGAGCGGCGCAGGCGGCGGCTGTCCTGTCCGCCCTGCGCGTCTGGGCCGAGGAGGGGGCGGGCCGGGGCACACCGGAGTCCGTGCTCCGCGAGGCACTCGCTCGGGTGCACGATCTGCCCTGGGGGGAATGACGCGCGGACGGATCGGTGTCGGCCGGACACGTCAGTGATGAAGGCATCCCTGACGAGGAGGACACCATGACCACGGATCCGCTGGACGACCTGCTGGACGGCTCCGCGCCGCCCACCCCCGCTCTCGCTCGACACGAGCTGCGGGCGATGATCGACGCGTCCCGTCGGCGCGCTCGGCCCCGACTCCGGTCACGCGGCGTGATCGCCGCTGTGACGGCGGTGGTCCTGGTGGGCGGCGCCGGGGTGGCGACCGCATCCTCCGACTGGCTCTGGGGTGACGGTCTTGAGGATCCCGCACGGAGCTACCGGTTCACCGCGCCGACCTGGGGGGAGTGCGAGATCCGCTTCAGTGGCCTCGACACGCACAACCCGCTGATCCAGGCCGAAGTCGATCGCGTCATCGATCAGTGGTTCGCCTCGGCGGATGTGGAGGCGGAGGCCGCGCCCTACGTGGACGGCCAGCTGCGGATGCTCGAGCAGGGCGACGAGGCTGCGGGCGTTCCGGCCACGGATCGGAATGCGGCGGACACGCGGGCCTGGATGGCTCATGAGGGCGCGTTGAACGAGGCGCTCCACGCCGAACTCGAAGAGCACGGGTTCGGTCCGATCCCCGGAGCCGACTCCCACTCCCAGGTGCACTGCGACGACGAAGCCTGGAGCGGCGA is from Microbacterium sp. BLY and encodes:
- a CDS encoding TetR/AcrR family transcriptional regulator, whose translation is MNRTGRAGRPKASSRETLAEAACELFLEQGYDATSVADITQRAGVSRSSFFNYFTSKSDVLWSGIDERIGVAVGALDDLGRDATGERVRGILQGIVDDFAPDPLALALRNAEAMALEEELVRETGVRLARLAAAVSRAACAAGIDVMRADVLGAAQAAAVLSALRVWAEEGAGRGTPESVLREALARVHDLPWGE